CGGGTGCACGGGGGCGGGTGCGGAGGGACGAACGGGTGACCGCCGGGCGCGCCGTCCTCCGATCCGGCCGCCGTTCCGCGCACCCTGTGGCGCATGGCACGTTGCGAGGTCTGCGGAAACGACTACGGCATGTCCTTCGAGGTGCACGCGCAGGGCGCCGTGCACGTCTTCGACTGCTTCTCCTGCGCCATCCACCGCATGGCGCCCATCTGTGAACACTGCCGGGTCCAGATCATCGGCCAGGGCGTGGAGGCCGACGGCCGCTGGTACTGCGGCGCGCACTGCGCGCGCGCGGAGGGCCGGGCGGGCATCGTCGACAAGGCGTGACCCGGGGCCGGGCGCGACAGGGGCGGGATGTACGGTCTTGGGGTGTACCGCTTCCTGTTGTCCCGGCAGTGGGTGATCCTCACCCTCGTCGTGCTCGTCCTGATCCCGGTGATGGTCGAGCTGGGCTTCTGGCAGTTCCACCGGCACGAGCGCCGCGTCGCCCAGAACGCGCTGATCGCGGACAACCTCACGGCCGCACCCGTCCCCGTGACCGAGCTCACGTCACCGGGTCACACCGTCCCGCGCTCCGACCTGTGGCGCCGGGCGACGGCGACGGGCACGTTCGACACCGCGCGCGAGGTCGTCGTGCGGCGCCGCACCAACGCGGACGACCGGGTCGGCATGCACGTGCTGACCCCGCTGGTCCTCACCGACGGCCGGGTCGTCCTGGTCAACCGCGGCTGGGTCCCGGCCGCGCCGGACCAGAAGTCCTACCCGGACGTGCCGCCCGCACCGAAGGGCCAGGTGACCGTGGTCGGCCGGCTCATGGCGGACCAGACCACCGACAGCAGCGGCATCAAGGACCTGCGCGGCCTCCCGCCGCGCCAGGTCATGCTCATCAACAGCGAGCAGCAGGCGGAGCGGCTGGGCCGCGAGGTCCTCGGCGGCTACCTGGAGCTGACGGAGCCCGCACCGCCCGGCGGCAGCCCCGAGCCGATCCCGGACCCCGACCACGAGTCGATCGGCTCCCACATGGCGTACGCCGTCCAGTGGTGGCTGTTCGCGGCGGGCGTGCCGGTGGGGTGGGTCGTGCTGGTCCGCCGGGAGCGGCGCGACCAGGCGGTGGCCACGGACGGGAGCGGGTCCGCCGGGCCCGCCGGACCGGGTGGCGGTGACGGTGACGGCGACGACGGCGCCGGGGGCGGCGGCGACGGTGCGGGTGTGGAGACCCCGCGGGAGCCCGCCGACCGGTGACCCGTGGGCGTCCGGCGCGCGTCCGGCGGGCAGGCTGACGGATTGGCGCTGTTCCGGGGTGGGAACACGCCAGAACGTGACGCAACGTATCGAGGACTACGCCCTCATCGGGGATTTGCAGACCGCCGCCCTGGTGGGCCGGGACGGCTCCGTCGACTGGCTCTGCCTGCCACGCTTCGACTCCGGCGCCTGCTTCGCCGCGCTCCTGGGCGACGAGGACAACGGCCACTGGCGACTCGCGCCCCGGGGTGCGCGCACCTGCACCCGACGCGCTTACCTGGGCGATTCCCTGGTGCTGGAGTCCGTGTGGGAGACCCGCACCGGCACGGTCCGCGTCCTCGACTTCATGCCGCAGCGCGACCGCTCCCCCGACCTGATGCGGATCGTGGAGGGCGTGTCCGGCCGGGTCGAGATGTCGTCCGTGCTGCGACTGCGGTTCGACTACGGCTCGGCCGTGCCGTGGGTGCGGCGCACCGACGGCCACCGGGTCGCCGTCGCGGGCCCCGACTCGGTGTGGCTGCGCAGCGAGCCGGAGGTGAAGACCTGGGGCCAGCAGTACAGCACCTGCTCCTCCTTCACGGTCGGCCCCGGCGAGAAGGTCGCCTTCTGCCTCACCTGGCACCCCTCCCACGAGCCGCGCCCCGCCCTGGTCGACCCGTACGAGGCGCTGGAGCACACGCTGGGGGACTGGAAGTCCTGGGCGGCCCAGTGCACCTACGACGGGCCGTACCGGGACGCGGTGATGCGCTCGCTCATCACGCTCAAGGCGCTCACGTACGCCCCGACGGGCGGGATCGTCGCCGCGCCGACGACGTCGCTGCCGGAGGAGATGGGCGGCGTCCGCAACTGGGACTACCGCTTCTGCTGGCTGCGCGACTCGACGCTGACCCTCTACGCGCTGCTGTCGGCGGGCTACCTGGAGGAGGCCGGCGCGTGGCGCGACTGGTTGCTGCGGGCGGTCGCCGGCGACCCGGCGGACCTCCAGATCATGTACGGCCTCGCGGGTGAGCGACGGCTGCCGGAGGCCGAGGTGCCGTGGCTGCGCGGGTACGGCGGCTCGCGGCCGGTGCGGATCGGCAACGCCGCCGTCAACCAGCGCCAGCTCGACGTGTACGGCCAGGTCATGGACTCCCTGTACCTGGCGCGGGAGGTGGGGATGCCGCCGCAGCGGCACGCCTGGGCGCTCCAGCTGAGTCTGCTGGGGTACCTGGAGTCGACGTGGCGTCAGCCGGACGAGGGCCTGTGGGAGGTGCGCGGGCAGCGGCGCCACTTCGTGCACTCGAAGGTCATGGCGTGGGTGGCCGCCGACCGGGCGGTGCGGACGCTGGAGCGGCACCCCGAACTGCCGGGGGACGTGGAGCGGTGGCGGACGATGCGCGACGAGGTGCACCGGGAGGTGTGCGCGCGGGGGTACGACCCGGCGCGCAACACCTTCACCCAGTCGTACGGCTCCGCCGAGTTGGACGCGGCGACGCTGCTGATCCCGCGCGTGGGCTTCCTGCCGCCGGACGACCCGCGCGTGGTCGGCACGGTGGAGGCGGTGGCGGCCGAGCTGGGGCACGACGGGTTCATCCACCGGTACAGCACGGACGGGATCGCGGTGGACGGACTGCCCGGCGGGGAGGGGACGTTCCTCGCCTGCTCGTTCTGGATGGCCGACGCGCTGAACATGATGGGCCGCAAGGACGAGGCGCGCGAGCTGTTCGAGCGGCTGCTGGGGGTGTGCAACGACGTGGGGCTGCTGGCGGAGGAGTACGACCCGGTGGCCGGGCGGCAGCTGGGCAACTTCCCGCAGGCGTTCAGCCACGTCGGGCTGGTCACGACCGCCCTCGCGCTGACGGCGGACGACGCGGCAGGATAGGCCCATGGATCTTGGACTGAAGGACCGTGTGTACGTCGTGACCGGTGCCTCCCGGGGCCTCGGGCACGCGACGGCGAAGGCGCTGGTGGCCGAGGGGGCGAAGGTCCTCCTGTCGTCCCGCGACGGGGACGCCGTGCGGCGGGCGGCGGACGCGCTGGGCGGTGGCGCCGTCGCGGTCGCCGCCGACAACGCCGACCCGGCGACGCCCGAGCGGCTCGTCGCGGCGGCGCGGGAGCACTTCGGCGGGTTCGACGGCGTGCTGGTCAGCGTCGGCGGCCCGGCGCCCGGGTGGGCGGCGGACAACACCGACGAGCAGTGGCGGGCCGCGTTCGACTCGGTCTTCCTCGGCGCCGTCCGCATGGCCCGCACGGCGGCGGACGCGCTCGGCGAGGGCGGGGTGATCGGTTTCGTCCTGTCCGGTTCGGTGCACGAGCCGATCCCCGGGCTGACGATCTCCAACGGCCTGCGCCCCGGCCTCGCCGGCTTCGCGAAGTCCCTGGCGAACGAGGTCGGGCCGCGCGGCGTGCGTGTCGTGGGCCTGCTCCCCTCGCGCATCGACACGGACCGGGTGCGCGAGCTGGACGCCCTGTCCGGTGACGCGGCCGCCGCACGCGCCGACAACGAGGCGCGCATCCCGCTGCGCCGCTACGGCACGCCGGAGGAGTTCGGCGCGACGGCGGCGTTCCTGCTCTCCCCCGCCGCCTCGTACCTGACCGGGGTCATGCTGCCGGTCGACGGCGGCGCGCGCCACGGCTTCTGACGGCGGTCCCGCCCGGGGCGCCCACCCCGCCGCACCACCGCCCGTACCGCCCCCGCCGTACGCGCCGTCCGCACCCGGGCCGTGCGCGGGCCCGGGTGCGGGTGCGGCGGGACGGTGGTGAAGCGGCGCGTACGGCGGCGGCGCGTACGGCGGCGGCGCGTACGGCGGCGGCGCGTACGGCGGCGGCGCGAGCGGCGTGCTGCCGCCGGGTGTCAGTCGGCGAGGCCCGCAAGGTCGCGGAGCCGGCGGGCCTGGCCGGCCCGCTCGGCGACGCGCTGCTCCTCGTACGGGCGCCCTGCCGCGCCGCGCAGCAGGGCCTTCGTCTCCACGACGGCGTCACGCGGGGCGGCGAGCAGGGCGGCGGCCAGGTCGCGGACGGCGGCGTCGAGCTCCTCGACCGGCACCACGAGGTTGACCAGGCCGACGCGCTCGGCCTCGTCAGCGTGGACGAACCGGCCCGTGGCGCAGATCTCCAGCGCGCGGGCGTAGCCGACGGCGGCGACGAGCGGGT
This portion of the Streptomyces changanensis genome encodes:
- a CDS encoding glycoside hydrolase family 15 protein is translated as MTQRIEDYALIGDLQTAALVGRDGSVDWLCLPRFDSGACFAALLGDEDNGHWRLAPRGARTCTRRAYLGDSLVLESVWETRTGTVRVLDFMPQRDRSPDLMRIVEGVSGRVEMSSVLRLRFDYGSAVPWVRRTDGHRVAVAGPDSVWLRSEPEVKTWGQQYSTCSSFTVGPGEKVAFCLTWHPSHEPRPALVDPYEALEHTLGDWKSWAAQCTYDGPYRDAVMRSLITLKALTYAPTGGIVAAPTTSLPEEMGGVRNWDYRFCWLRDSTLTLYALLSAGYLEEAGAWRDWLLRAVAGDPADLQIMYGLAGERRLPEAEVPWLRGYGGSRPVRIGNAAVNQRQLDVYGQVMDSLYLAREVGMPPQRHAWALQLSLLGYLESTWRQPDEGLWEVRGQRRHFVHSKVMAWVAADRAVRTLERHPELPGDVERWRTMRDEVHREVCARGYDPARNTFTQSYGSAELDAATLLIPRVGFLPPDDPRVVGTVEAVAAELGHDGFIHRYSTDGIAVDGLPGGEGTFLACSFWMADALNMMGRKDEARELFERLLGVCNDVGLLAEEYDPVAGRQLGNFPQAFSHVGLVTTALALTADDAAG
- a CDS encoding SURF1 family cytochrome oxidase biogenesis protein, whose protein sequence is MYRFLLSRQWVILTLVVLVLIPVMVELGFWQFHRHERRVAQNALIADNLTAAPVPVTELTSPGHTVPRSDLWRRATATGTFDTAREVVVRRRTNADDRVGMHVLTPLVLTDGRVVLVNRGWVPAAPDQKSYPDVPPAPKGQVTVVGRLMADQTTDSSGIKDLRGLPPRQVMLINSEQQAERLGREVLGGYLELTEPAPPGGSPEPIPDPDHESIGSHMAYAVQWWLFAAGVPVGWVVLVRRERRDQAVATDGSGSAGPAGPGGGDGDGDDGAGGGGDGAGVETPREPADR
- a CDS encoding SDR family oxidoreductase; amino-acid sequence: MDLGLKDRVYVVTGASRGLGHATAKALVAEGAKVLLSSRDGDAVRRAADALGGGAVAVAADNADPATPERLVAAAREHFGGFDGVLVSVGGPAPGWAADNTDEQWRAAFDSVFLGAVRMARTAADALGEGGVIGFVLSGSVHEPIPGLTISNGLRPGLAGFAKSLANEVGPRGVRVVGLLPSRIDTDRVRELDALSGDAAAARADNEARIPLRRYGTPEEFGATAAFLLSPAASYLTGVMLPVDGGARHGF